Proteins from a single region of Macrotis lagotis isolate mMagLag1 chromosome 2, bilby.v1.9.chrom.fasta, whole genome shotgun sequence:
- the LOC141511511 gene encoding procathepsin L-like, with protein MKKIELHNLEYSMGMHTYMMDMNQFGDMTNDEFSEKILGYKSPEKSSGTVTCMNPNLGNVPKAVDWREHGYVTPVKDQGPRGSCWAFSATGALEGQYFRKTGKLISMSEQNLMDCSWTYDNFGCFGGWPSNAFQYVKDNKGIDSEDFYPYTAENDECQYEKEITDLSVTGIVTIPARNEKALQKAVASVGPISVAIRADLYSFCFYSSGIYYDELCSESLNHAVLAVGYGFDEALEENNKYWIVKNSWGESWGNKGYIYMAKDCNNHCGIASEAAYPQM; from the exons ATGAAGAAGATTGAGTTGCATAATTTAGAATACAGCATGGGCATGCATACTTACATGATGGACATGAACCAATTTGGTGACATG acAAATGATGAATTCAGTGAGAAGATTCTTGGCTACAAATCACCTGAAAAAAGTTCTGGAACTGTAACATGCATGAACCCCAATTTGGGGAATGTTCCTAAAGCAGTAGACTGGAGAGAACATGGCTATGTCACCCCTGTTAAAGATCAG gGACCTCGTGGCTCATGCTGGGCTTTTAGTGCCACTGGTGCCTTGGAAGGACAATATTTCCGCAAGACAGGCAAGTTGATATCCATGAGTGAGCAGAATCTGATGGATTGCTCTTGGACTTATGACAACTTCGGTTGCTTTGGGGGTTGGCCTTCAAATGCCTTCCAGTATGTCAAGGATAATAAGGGCATTGATTCTGAGGACTTCTACCCCTATACTGCTGAG AATGATGAATGTcaatatgagaaagaaataacTGATCTCAGTGTCACCGGTATTGTTACCATTCCTGCACGGAATGAGAAAGCCCTCCAGAAGGCTGTGGCCTCTGTGGGACCTATCTCTGTAGCCATCAGAGCAGACCTCTATAGCTTCTGCTTTTACAGCTCAG GGATTTATTACGATGAACTCTGCTCTGAATCCCTGAACCATGCAGTCCTGGCAGTAGGATATGGCTTTGATGAAGCACTTGAAGAGAATAACAAATACTGGATTGTCAAGAACAG CTGGGGTGAGAGCTGGGGAAACAAAGGTTACATCTACATGGCCAAAGATTGCAACAACCACTGTGGTATTGCCAGTGAGGCTGCCTACCCTCAGATGTGA